The stretch of DNA GTTTGCGGCTGCGGCCCATGCGGCGGATCGCCGCGCTATCGCGGAAGGCCGCCTGGACCGGATCGGCGCCGTCGTAGCCATCTTCCGGCGGCGTGCCGCCCAGCGGCGACGCGTATTCGATGGCGATGCCGGCCTGGTCAAATACGTCGTAAGGATGCGCCACCTCAGCGAAGAAGTAACCGGTAGGACGATGCTGAGGGCCGATTTCAGGGGTGTTGGTCAGGACAAACAAGACATGTTTAACGCTCATGATATTCTCCAAAAAAGTGTAGTCAGGCGAAGCGCCCGGTTCAGAACTGCTCTGACGTCACTTTAGAGCGGCAAGCAACACGGAAGAAGGCGTGTTGTTATCCTATGACTGCCAGTCACTGGCATGGCTTTGCGCCAAAGGGTGATATCATTTCATCGCATGACTTCCAGCTTACAGACAGATATCGCCTCCATTCAGAGCATCGGTTCCGTGCCGACCATTCTCAAGGCGGTCGCCGAACTCACCGGATTGGGCTTCGTCTGCGTGGCCCGCGTCACGCAGGATAGCTGGCACTCGTGCGCCGTCCTGGACCAGCTGGAATTTGGCTTGAACGTCGGCGACAGCCTCGACGTCACTACCACGATTTGCGAGGAAGTCCGCGACAACAACGCCGCCGTCATCATCGACCACGTGTCGGAGAACGACCAATACCGCGACCACCACACACCGCGAATGTATGGCTTTCAAAGCTATTTCTCGATTCCTTTGTATCGGCCCGATGGCGAGTATTTCGGCACCTTGTGCGGTCTCGACCCCAAGCCGGCGGCGCTGACCAAGGCGTCGATTCAAAACACGCTGATGCTGTTTGCCGAACTCATTTCGCGTCAACTGGTCAATGAAGTCAGGATCAACGCCTCCGAGTCGGCGCTGAGCGACGCGCTGGAAACCTCGCAGCTGCGCGAGCAATTCATCGCAGTCCTGGGGCATGATTTGCGCACCCCGCTCGGCGCGCTGCTGAACGGTACCGAATTACTGCGCCACCACGCGACG from Duganella dendranthematis encodes:
- a CDS encoding GAF domain-containing sensor histidine kinase, with protein sequence MTSSLQTDIASIQSIGSVPTILKAVAELTGLGFVCVARVTQDSWHSCAVLDQLEFGLNVGDSLDVTTTICEEVRDNNAAVIIDHVSENDQYRDHHTPRMYGFQSYFSIPLYRPDGEYFGTLCGLDPKPAALTKASIQNTLMLFAELISRQLVNEVRINASESALSDALETSQLREQFIAVLGHDLRTPLGALLNGTELLRHHATPAAVPVLNRMRRSIERIAGLIDDVLDFTRGRMGGGISLNMRHEKALHLTLAQVVEELRAAHADRQIIAVLPADLSLLCDAARMGQLLSNLLKNALVHGSQSEPVHVRASQVNGIFELAVSNQGSPISREVVAKLFKPFWRAQGQSPSEGLGLGLFIVSEIAKSHGGTLDVVSSDTTTSFIYRYRTASFVERRILARE